The window GCGGACGGTTTTCTCCAACCGTTCCACCTCGTCTCCGCTGGCCAGCGGGAAGTCAAATCCGCGCACGGATGCGTAATTCGTGGAGGGACGTGGTAGTTGAACTCGGGTGCGATCCAGCACTGCCAGCTGCGTACGGAGGGCCTTTATGCGGCGGAGGTTTTCTGGTTCGACCATTCCGTTGGCGGCCGCCCGTTTATAGACTGCCAGCTGGGATTTTATGCGTTCCACTGCGAGCACGTGCTTCTCTGAGAAGATAAATAAAGTGAGAGACCAATTAGTTTTGACTCTGTTGTAGTACTAGAATGACTAATAAAATCATCGACGCAAGAGTTTGTAAAAATACTGCTTTATTCTTATAAATAACAAGTACGAAAATCGTGCCATCAATTGCCCTGCAATTGTTTTAGTTTCTTTTTCAACACTTGATTCCGAGTGTATCGCCTCCGACTTATGTGATAAATGGCCTTTTTGAGTTGCTCCATCAGGATGACACCGTTGATACCGTGCGATCGCCACGCTTCtaaatgttaaatttattaataatACAAATTATTCAGAATCTCAATATTCAAGATTTTCCGTACCCAGCATGCAGGAGGAAAAAACCTCGTACTTCTTCATCGCTTTCTTCGGCGTTTTCGGGTACTCTGCCCGTTCCACCCCGTAGTAGCTGTAGTTGGTCATCGAATAATCGCTGAAAAACATACTGAAAGACTGCACCACGCTCAGATGGATCGGTTTAGTAACGTTAAGGTATTGCACCTGtcgaaaaaaagaaatcaaaaagtcAAATGAAGTACTAGAATAACTTCATCTTAATTACGTATTGCCCCCGAATGATCCCGCTCTGCTTGACGCTGATCTCGAGCCGTTCGATTTCGTCCTCGGTGGCCAACGGGAAGACAAAGCCGAGCACCGCACTGGAATGATGATCGTCCGGCAGAGGAGCCGGACCTGGCTGGCCGTAGCAATCTGGTTCTGCTGGAACGAGGTGATGTTGCTGCAACTGGCCGAGGAACATATCGTGGTGGTGATGGTTTGAAGTGTCCAGCGTAGGTCCCACGCCGAGATGATGCTGGATGTGGGGCGGTGCTGGATGCTGCTGGTCGAGCATCGTGGTCAGGTTGCGCACCTTGACTGACGTGACCGATGCGATGGCGAAGGGGGCTGAAAGGTGTAAGTGAGGAATTTTAGTTgggagtttttaaaaattttgcgttttgaaAGAAGACAAGTCAAGCAGTGAGACAGTTGATTTTATTCAGAACATTCAATTACAGTACAATTACTCTATGGTAGTCAGGGAGCTGAAAGaaaagacaaacaaaaaaacgaacctAATTAGTTTAAAATACATTTGCAGCCCCTGTTagtataaatgtcccatatgcattttcgtcgtatttttgaattaataatgCAGTTTGGATTGAAAACATgcgcttttttttgaaaaagtaatcaaaaatattcagtctagaaaatttaacacgtagtATGGAACAAACTTGCTTCGTATGCAATGGGACATTTAAGCGAACAAGGGCAGACCTATATCGAAGCATTTATGTGCAAATTACTTTACATTTAATGCTCGGACAACCCTTAGGACATGAGCTTTCTCCAGATGCATTGCCAGTGAACTCGGTTCtgagctgctactctccaattttaTTGCCCAACTCCCACACATTGCCATAGAGTTGGGCCATTTCGTGGTTTATACTTCTCCTACATACATTGTTCTCACGTACGCCACCAAAGATTGTCCTAAGCACTCACCGTTCGAGAACTTCAAGCGATTGCAAGTCCTTCTCGAGCTTTGTCCACGTCTCGCGCCCGTAGAGAACCATCGGTCTTATCAGCATTTCGTACACGGTGCACTTTACGGGAAAGGAGACCAGACCTTAAGGTCTTGTGGAGTCTATAGTAGTTTGCGTCGATCGTCACGCTTGGTTCTATGCGAGCCCTTAGGGAAttggttcctcctgccagcagatacttcttcttcgccacattcacccTTAATCCAGCATTCTCCCCTTTCCGCTACAATTCTGACCATTCCTCATGtcgttttaaaataaagtttccaAAGTAGTATTCATGTAAAATTTAGTGGACTAACACTTCACTAAGCGATCATTGTTCGAGTTTTTCCTGTTATCATTGCAAAGAGATTTCTGTACCGGATTGGGTTTGTTTTTGATGTATTGAAAATCACtataacttgtcaaaaaatattcatgttTCTTGACAAGAGTTTTATCAAAACATATCAACATGCAATGTTGTTGATCTTCGAAAATCTACTTTTCGAGGAAAATAATCTGTTTTCTTCAGATATTCTTGCAAATTTAAGCACTAATAATTATTATTCCAAATTCATTCACTATATCCATCCTCATCCGAACCACCACCCACCCCCTGTCAATCGCCGACGAATTTCCACCCCCTTCGCGAGAACCGATTTTCTTTGCACGAAATCCGACCAACCGCCGCGGCATTCGGGCCGAAAACAGTTGCATCGCGCGAGGACACACTTCCGGCCGCCGGTGGGCACATTTTCGCTCAAAATGTCGCACGAAAACTGAGGCTTTTGGTCGATATTTTGCACCCACACGTAATggcgtttgtttttgtttcgcaAAAATTTTAATCCGTTCCGCTTTCGCGGCGTTCCATCTTGAAGTGTGGTTCGGTTGCTGGCGTTCCTTGCAAAGGTAAGGGGAATATTCATGAATTCcgtaattttaacaattttaaaatttatttcgcaataaaatccagagtttttttttttaaaggaccaataaactattgtctttcatatgtttataggacctaatcaaaaaaaactctagaaatggtCTAATTTTGTTCAGGATGAACTTAAATTCAATGTATTTATTTGTATCACATTTACAAATAGTGTTACGTAATGGAAGGACGTTCCACACAAAAAGGGACAACTTGAAACGGGAACGAATTGACATTAGGCCGTAATTTAAAGGTGCGTTCACATTGCATGCgacgtttttcctttttttttttttttttttttttttttttttttttccttggatGGCCCACCTCTTGCCCATACACATTATTTGTAGTATGGAAGGTTTACGAGCAGATatctttcgataattctattccAGTGCTTGAGAGTATCCTTAAATCTTACTCGACTTCCGTGTATGCCCATCCGTTTCTCTCATTACATCACCTCAAGGCGCTCATACAAATCCTATGTTGAGTCTTTTATGTCACTCGCTGCTGCTTCCTTTTCTTCTATTTAGGGATTTGAGATCATTTGCTATCTCACACACATATGAGCACATAGGGTTAAAACCGCGCCCAGATTCGCGTTACTTTTGATCAAACTTTTTCGTGCTATAGCACGTTACACAAAACAGTGCAATcgtagttgaactgaaaaattcgtatggggaggtgcgaaaacgaactcagcaaagtgcgattttcagttacagtgtagTTGTATTTCGGTATCGACggctcaaacaaaaaaaaaaaatacgggcgAAAATGCAGTActagaataaaaataaacatatacATTTTGTTAAACTACCAAAAAACGATTTGcgctttttttttatccaaaagaAAATAATAACGGCAAAAAGAGGGATGTGAATCCAAATGtagtaaaaaatcaacttcgttttaaattttagataatatAACGCAAATCCAATTTATTTGAGGTTTTATAATAGTAGCAATCCATAGGACATTTTTGTTATCCTTTTGAATATCGATTTTTGCTTAAAGTTgatataaatttgataaatagtaGTTTTTCTCTGTTAAGATTGCACCTAGCATAAAGTTTGGTTTTGGCATCCATACTCAATATAGATCACATTGTATAAACTACCGAATACTTTATATCTTTTGTAAATTCTATCAAAATGGAATGGTTGGTGGTGTAGAATGCAATTCCACCATAACCGAGCCATCCTTGGGGTGATTGTGCTGGTGCCTCACGCGAACTGTTCTCCCGTTTCCATCTGTCGTGGCACGCACCTGGCAGCCCAGCTGGGCGTGCCGCCAGCAGCGCCAGCTTACCCGTTTTCCGTGGCGAGCCGCTTTGTCGAAGCGGAAGCCCCGCACGAACATCAGCCTGCGCTTGCGGGCCAACTGGGCAAAGTGGACATTTCCCCGCATCGGGACGAGCTCCTCTGTTGGTGAAATTGGAAAATTACATTAGTTTACAAAGTTATCGCAAGAGAGGTGTAGTACTAGAATGaaacagaaaataaaacaacagaaaacctaaatattgtttaaaaaacttcattaacaaaaaatctaaatttatcaaGTCTCAGCGCCTTTCAGCTGAAGTCGCTTTCGTTGGTTGTAGTTTTTCACATAACGTCGTCTCGATATCAGCAGCAACGCCTTCTTCAGTGATTCCACCAGCAAATCGTCTGTGACTCCTTGATCACTCCAGGCCTCTGCAAAAGAAAAATGTAAAGTAGTACTAGATTGCGTTTTGCATCGAAAAGTCTCACCCAACATGCACCCAGTGAAAATGGCGTAATCCTTCATAGCTTTTTTCGCTGCGGTCGTCGAATCGCTGCCAGTCCAGGTGAAATTAGCCATTGCCTCGTCGTCGAAGAAGCGGTTGAAAATCTGCCCAACATCCACGTTGCGGGGCTTGTGGATGGTCAAATATTTGATCTAGTACAGCAGCAAAAAGTGGTTAGTGGTTAGGAGATTGCGAAATAGCCAAACTTACGTATTGACTTTTGATGAACGGATTTCGGTTGACCATCAGCTCCAGACGATCGACGTCTTCCTCGCATGTCAACGGGAAGTCGAATCCAGCTACTCGAACCGCTTTCGAGGACTTAACCGGCTTGTTTGCAATGTTCATCCATGGTTTTGCAGTGGTTTTTTGAATGCTCGATTCAATGGAGATCTCAGCACTATTTGGTTCAATTTTTATGATGGCATTGTTacagatttctgaaaaataaaaatttagtttgttaatatttttaaatattatttttttagaataaatttcaaaccaaacatcaaaaattgtttcattaaatggaaaaatatgtatctttatTATGACCAACATTTCATTCCCCCTCTTCACCCATGTACGGGAGACACTCAATTTGGGTTTTTTTCTTGTACACTTTGCGCTTTTCGAGCAGACGACCCCGGTAGCGCTGATAGTAGCGAGCCGACGAAATGTGCTGCTTTGCCTTCTGGCAGGCCAGGGTGATGCTCCGTTTGATCGAATGCTCCGTCACCTCGTGATGGTCCCAGGCGTCtgcagagaaaaaaaacgagctaTTAGCCTTCATTCTAGTACTACAGTTAGCATCGGTTCTACCTAGAAAGCATTCAGTGAAGATCATGTATTCTTTCATGGCTTTCCTAGGATGCTGTGGATGGTTCAGCCCGTTGTAGGTGAAATTTGAGAGCACCTGGTCGGTGAAACATTTGCCAATGGCCACAGCAGCGTCCTCGTTTGCGGTTTTCTTCGATTTCAGATAAGTTACctgaaagaaaattaaatttaaaaaaatgtctcgaaatggtctcgcaaataGATCTTACATATTGCTGTCGCGTAACTTGACTGATGTTGACCATCCTCTCCAGCCGCTCAACGTCCTCCTCGCAGCGTATCGGAAAGCTGAATCCGGCGACGCGCAGTCGGGCCGCGTTGCCACTGACCGATTCGTTGTCGTCGAAGCGTTTCTTGTACGGCCTGATCCGCGATTCTGAGGGGGAAAAAACGATTAGTAAGTACTTTCCTACTTAAAACTAGTCTAGTACTACAAGTTAGATTATTGTCAACGCCATTATTGTTCTAGATCAGCTGGAGTTATGCAATGACTgaataacccctgaagatctttttttttttttgttatcagaTCAATATCGGCGCTCGACACATTGGAAACGTTCTAGTACTACAAATAATCCACAAAAGACCAAGTTTCTATTCAAActggaattgttttatttctatGCTACGGTCGTCATTCTGCGTAGGTTTTAGTGTCAAGCATTTTTTGGATCGACTTTTTCGCCCGGAACGTCCGCTGGCGCATTCGGTTGCGACTCTGCTTGATTGCGGCCGACATCTGGGACGCCAGCTCGACCTCGTCCATTCCGTCACGGTCTCCGAAGGCCTCTGAAAGGAGATTAAAATGTGTTATGCTAACTTCGAATTTACGTAGCAGAATAATCAAACTCACCAATGAAGCAGTGCGAGAAGATGTCGTAGCCACGCATGGGAAGCTTTGTTTTGCCGAGAGTGTTGGATCCGTTGTAGTTGTACCCATCGAGGGCTTCGTCGGAGAAGATCGCCGGCATAAATTGTACGAGCGTCATTGACGGGGCCTTTTTGCGAGCTAGGAAGTTGATCTGCAATCGAAACGTTGTTAGCATTCTAGTACTTCACCAACCACTCAGTACTTCTTACGTATTGCCGGCGGATGTCGTTGCTCTGCGAGACGGTGTTCTCCAGCCGTTCGATGTCCTCCTGATCAATCAGCGGAAAGTCGAATCCGGAGACGCCGCTCGAGCCTCCGAACGAGGGCTTAATGGCCGGCAAGATCGCTCTGATCTTTTTCTTCGGCTTTTCGACGCTTTCCTTTAGCTGCAGCTCGCCGTCGCTGGTGGTGACAAAGAAGTAGCTCTCGTTGGTACGTCGTGCCGCTGGAAAGCACAGAGCAATTGGAAGCGTTAGAAAGATGGGGTACTAGAATGGTAGGAGTGTGTGAAATGTAATAATAGTTGATTTATGTTgtgtttatgaaatttattttccaCTTTGTTTTCAATGTCTCCGTGGTTTGGAAGTTCCATGTAAAACTTTCTTATGTTGCAGTACTAGAGCCAcctaaaaatagtaaatattaGTTACGACGTCGTTCAATATCCTACCAAATCAAgccattttaaattatatttttcaaggcactaatgttttatttattgaaaatattaaataaaagatacaattatttgaaatataattttgtttaaaaaaattccctCACTCACTCAATGTCTGGCGTGATAAACCCCACACGAATCGTCGTGCAGAGCCGCCAGCTCCTGATGATTATGATCCCCAACTTTGTACATCAGCCCAGCCTTCACGAGGACCTGCGCCGGACAAAAGTGCTTCTTGTGATGCTGGCAACGGTACACGCTCATCTTGGTCTTGGTGAACACAAACTGAAATATTTGCTGGTCCAGCACCACCGGGGCGGCACCGAAGCGGGAATTCTGGTACACCACCGGGATGCCTCCCTGCGCTAGAATCTCGTCCGTGTTGGCCGGCATGCCCGTCTTGGGTACCTTCGCGATTTTGGCCTTGGTCGACTTCTTTTTCGGCGGCGCTGAAATGACTGTGAGAGAGAAATGTTAGTATGGTGAAGTACTAGAATGGAGGTTTAATGAAAAcagtatttattttattttttcgatttatttcagtgacaattcaaaattcaaaaacaagaaaaaaaatactggaaatTCAAAGCTACCTGAAAGAAACCTTTATTCACTAATCTTCATTAAATTCACACGATAGAAGGAAATTGTTACTAAAAGAAAAGGTTAAACCCCCCTCTACTATTCGGGTTTCTCGCACGGATCGTGATTATGGATCTGATTTTTCAGTATCAGACCGGCACTCCCGTCCAGCGTGATGATCCGGGCGCGACACTTGAGCGAGCGGCTCTTCGCGCAGAGCCAgtacgttttgtttttgttgctgttgttcCGGAAGAAGGCGTACCCGCCCATCAGCAGCATCGGCCGGCCCTTGCGACCCACCACCATTTTCAGGTCCAGCGGAAACTTTGTCTTCACGTCCAGGTCCTCGTCCGTGTCGTCCAGGCTGTGCTCGAGCTTCGGGATGCGGCGCCGACCTGGGGTTAATTGGGTGGGAAGTAAAGAAAAGGGTGGGAATGTTAGTAAATTTGTAAAAGAAGAggtttttttataagaaaaagaCGAGGGAAAATTTTCGGAGCAAgctttattatgtttttttagttgTTGAGCCTTTGAACGCCTAATTTGCAATGTTTGGTCAATTTCTGTTCATTTGTAGTACTAGAATCGGCTTCTAcctaaaaagaaataaattagtTAGTAAAAAGAATAGTagaaatcatttgatttttcatgaaaaagatATCTAAAACGCTTAAAACATTCACGAATCTTTATTCGAGTCAAGTGTAAGCAAACCCCAAAAGCAGCTCCTTGCTCTTTTTGCCACTCTTCTTCCGCGGCGGGCACTCGCCCAGGCTGATGTCCCGCGTGTGGGTGTGCTCGTCGTTCGTAACGCGCACATAATCGAACCCGTTGACGGACTTGGTAATGGCGCGGGCGCGACAGCGCAGCCGCTCGTAAAACTGACACTTCCAGTTGACCCGGGTGCCACCGTCCAGCGTTTTGTTCTTGCTAAAGTAGAAACCGTTGTGCACCAGCTGCTGCGTGCCACGCAGCGTGTACTCGTACTTGGCCCGCTCGACGAAGGTCACCTTTTCGTCTGGAAGTTTAAAGATGACGCTTTGTTAGTGGAGAGCTTAATGATTGTAGTACTAGAATGCTgcgaaaaatgtttgtttgagtCACTGGAGTtagttaaaaatgcatttattaGCTACAATCAGCGCGGTCACATCATTGTTGGGAACACAACATAATCTAGTACTGCAGCTCACGAAAGAAACGTCTGCTGGCCGTCGTCAACTGTCGGTAGGGTGCTCATGCGGCGAAAGCTGATCTTGTACTGCTCCGCGGGGTGGTAGTGCATCGTGTTGGTGGCCTTGACGTACACGATTCCGTTGATTTCGCGCGTTACCGCCCGGGCTTTGCACTTGTAGCGCGTAAACAGCGAACACTTCCAGTTGCAGGTCTTGGCCGACTGGCGGTCCTTGGTGTACGCGTGACCACCGTACAGGAGCTTCTGCTGACCTCGGCGGGTCGTGCCGAAGACGGCCGGTTCGAAAATTCCTGCCGTTTAGAGAAAAGAAAGTAGAATTAGTAAAATAATATTGAGGTACTAGTTTTGTTCCGAAATAAATTCAACACATTCATTAACACGATGTACTAAGTCTGAAATatatatttctcaaaaataaaacttcattTTGGTGGCATCATGATCGGCGTCTTCCGGTACTCGTTCACCGGGTGTGAGTGCGAGTCGTTCGTAAGCCGGACGTACGTGACACCCTGGATGAGCTTGGTGATGGCCCGCGCGCGGCACTTTTGCCGCCGAAACAGCGAACAGCGCCAGTTGGTGGAGTCGGAAAAGTCGCGGTCCTTGACGTACTCGAACCCTTGGCAGAGCAGCTTCCTGGCGCCCCGCTGGGACAGACCGAACTGGGCCTCCTCCATCTCGGCTTTCGGGACCAGAAAGTGGTACTTTTCGTCGAGTTCTGAAAGAAAGTAAGTGATTGGTTAGTTGATTTGCGCGAAAACTCGACTTTTCGTAAAAATGAAGTACTAGAATAAGGAAGGGTTATACGTTCAAATTACAGTTTATTCTCGTTTATTTGAATACACCCGAGGCTGTACAGAGTGAGCAAACGTGGGAGAACGCAGCAGTGCAGTGGAGCTGCCGCTGGCGAGCATGGTCTGGTTCAACAGTGTCGGAGCTGCCGCCGTCGTCCTAATCGCGGGCTGATAGGTTCCCCCGAACGCGGGCACCGGTCCCGCCGATCCCACAATGTCGTGATTGTGGATGTGCTTGACGTTCATCCGCGAGTTGATTTCGTCAATCACCACAATGCAGGGACACTTGCACTTGTAGTACTGGTTGCACTTCCAGTACTGCTTGTTATTGCGGTGCCGGTTTCGGAAAAAGGTCACTCCGTTCACGACCAACAGGTGCCGGCCACTGCGCTGGGACGTCTTGAAGCTAAACTGGGGCGAGGTGAGCAGCGATTGGGACTGAAACTGCTGCAGAATCGCTTCGGTGAGGGGTactaaaagaagaaaaaacaaatagaCGTGTTAGTGAAGTACtagaataacaatatttttcaacagaTCTTCGCCTAGTATTAAAAGAAATCAGCTTATCTAGGtagtttttattcaaattagtcAAACACTTAAACGTGAATCGTCTAACGCTACAGGAGAGGTTCCGATTCCAGCTTGAAATCGTGATTGTGAGTGTTCTTGGTCATACAGGCGTCAGGCGCGAGGACGTTCGTGATGGCACGAGCCTTGCAGCCGCTGTGCCACTTGGTGCACTTCCAGTACGTTTTACCGCTGTGCGAGTTGTTCTTGATGTAGCGATGACCCTCGTAGATGAGTACATTGTTTCCTCGTCCCGTGGTGTACGTCAGCTTCGAAGTAATAGCCCCAACCTGGGGCATTATAAATGGTTTGATTTCCTTCCTTGCGGTTTGTTTCGATTTCAGCGCTTTGGATGCCTTTTTCTTCATAACTTTTTCCTCCGTAATCATATCCGATCCGATAAATTCAGCAAtgtagaaaatttcattttcaactcCTTGATCTgaaaaaaagaaagcaaaatTAGTAAAAGAAACTTGAAAGCTTTAGAAAAAATCCGAACAAAGAAACAAGTgtcatttcaatttaaaaaacaagtttaTTGAGTATGATAACAGTTTATTTATCAGCTTCTCGAATGATAAAAATCTCCTGCGCGCTAGTCCTCACTTTACGCTGAACCTTCACTTCGTGGTTGTGTTTGCCACTTCGAGAAATCAGCGTCGGATGTTTCTCGTCGTCCTCAACGTTCCCTGTGATGACTCGCGCTTTACACGATGTGCTTCCCTGAAAGCAGAAAGAAAAACTCACGTAACTCATCTAATCTAGTACCACACCCACCCCACAAAAATCCTACCTTTTTGGCGCAGATCCAATAGGTTTTGATTTTGCTGACGCGATTTTTCACGAATCGAAAGCCATCCACGTGCAGCAGCACGCAACCCCGCTGACCGATGACGAAGAAAATGTCCTTCGGCGGCTCTAGTACTTCACCCTCGCCGTCCACGTTCGCTCCCACTGAAATGAAATGAACACGATATAGTTAGCGCAATCCTTCACATTTGTCTctaaacaaaaatcaacaacGCGTGTTTTGAAATTTCCATATTCGTTTTTATTGCAGTACTAGAACGGGTCGTGATTGTGGTTTGGAAAGCGCACCACCAGATTTTCCTCCCCATTTTCGATGGTATAGGTTAGCACGCGCGCTTTGCACTTGCTGACGCCGGCCCGCGCGCACGACCAGTACGTCTTGTTGTGGCACTCTTTGTTTTTGGTATAGCTGTACTGGCCCACCTTTAGCTTGCGGCTGCCGCGGAAGCCCGACACGTACCGGACGTAGTCTGCAAGGGAGGGTTGGGAAACTCGCATTAGTGGTtgcatgatgatttttttttttgtgaagatcTGTTCATACGATTAAAACAACAGAGTCATGTTGCTCTAGTACTACTCAACGTTTAATTCAACATTAGCTTTGGTGGAAATGATATGcttttaaagcaaataaaaattcTTTCTGAAGTACTCCAACGTAACAGTCAGTCTTATGAGTTCAAATACCGTTCAAAGAATAAGGTATAATTTCGTGGTTGTGAGCAGCGCTGATTGTgacaaatttttgatcgatcgtTTTGATACGAGCTTGGCAATTTTTCTTCAAGCAACTCCAGTAAACGACAGACTTGCGGGAGAAGCGCCGAACGTAAAAGTGGCCTTGGTGTTTCAGCATGACGTAGCCATGCTCGCCGATGACAAATGTTGGTTCCTCCGCGtgtattcctgaaaaaaaaaaagaatattagaACAAGTCTCAAATTATCTTGAAATGTATTAAACTGTCgtcacaaaaaaacataaaaaatcttgtaaaacataacgattgttttatttgaaaacaaaaaatatgccaGAATATAAACGAAGTACTAGAATAGCTACCCTGACTAGGAGGCCGCATCGTGGTTATGAGTGCCGTTGACGGAGATGACCGGACGAACTGTTTTAATGGAGGCTCCGCAGCTAATTTTAATACAGCGCCAGCCGGATCTGCGACCTTTCTGACGTTGATAGAGGTGACCTTGGTATTCCAGTTGAACTCTGTGATTCTTAGCCAACGCAAACGTTGGTTTCGGCACGTTATCTGTGAATCAAGGAAAATAATTTCTGTAAATTTGGTTGCAATtcatgattttccaagggcaacaaaacaataaaaaaaatattctagtacTACGATGAATATTTACTTTTAGTGACGTTCGATTTTTACATTATCCAGCTTTAGTTTGAGTGGACAAGATGTCACCGCATGGTTGTGACCGCCGTACACCATAGCCAAAGCCTGGTCGATTGTTTTGACGCGAGCCTGGCAATTTTTCTTCCAACAGCTCCAATAAGTTATAGAACCGCGAACCAGCCTTCGGCCGTAAGTATAGCCTCGATAAATCAGTTTCAGTCGTCCATTGTTTTTTACCACAATTTCCGGATGATCCGAGAAGCCATCTGAAAGTGTAAAAGCAAGAGCGTTAATAAGATTaaattaatttgcattttttctagtTTCAAAGAAATAACAACAAAAGTTCATTCTAGTACTACAAAACGTTTAATTTCACAAATGCGCGACAATGGCAGCTGGTCATTCGATTTCGATTGATTCCTCCTGAGCTTTTGGGAGTTGTGGCGTGCTCTCGCTGGCGTTGGGGAGCCAAACCATCAAAGGGTTGTCCTTGTCTGTAGCTGAGC of the Culex pipiens pallens isolate TS unplaced genomic scaffold, TS_CPP_V2 Cpp_Un0029, whole genome shotgun sequence genome contains:
- the LOC120418374 gene encoding uncharacterized protein LOC120418374 isoform X1 — its product is MNIPLTFARNASNRTTLQDGTPRKRNGLKFLRNKNKRHYVWVQNIDQKPQFSCDILSENVPTGGRKCVLARCNCFRPECRGGWSDFVQRKSVLAKGVEIRRRLTGAPFAIASVTSVKVRNLTTMLDQQHPAPPHIQHHLGVGPTLDTSNHHHHDMFLGQLQQHHLVPAEPDCYGQPGPAPLPDDHHSSAVLGFVFPLATEDEIERLEISVKQSGIIRGQYVQYLNVTKPIHLSVVQSFSMFFSDYSMTNYSYYGVERAEYPKTPKKAMKKYEVFSSCMLEAWRSHGINGVILMEQLKKAIYHISRRRYTRNQVLKKKLKQLQGN
- the LOC120418374 gene encoding uncharacterized protein LOC120418374 isoform X2, producing MLDQQHPAPPHIQHHLGVGPTLDTSNHHHHDMFLGQLQQHHLVPAEPDCYGQPGPAPLPDDHHSSAVLGFVFPLATEDEIERLEISVKQSGIIRGQYVQYLNVTKPIHLSVVQSFSMFFSDYSMTNYSYYGVERAEYPKTPKKAMKKYEVFSSCMLEAWRSHGINGVILMEQLKKAIYHISRRRYTRNQVLKKKLKQLQGN
- the LOC128093741 gene encoding uncharacterized protein LOC128093741 isoform X1 codes for the protein MNIANKPVKSSKAVRVAGFDFPLTCEEDVDRLELMVNRNPFIKSQYIKYLTIHKPRNVDVGQIFNRFFDDEAMANFTWTGSDSTTAAKKAMKDYAIFTGCMLGETFRCKTQSSTTLHFSFAEAWSDQGVTDDLLVESLKKALLLISRRRYVKNYNQRKRLQLKGAET
- the LOC128093741 gene encoding uncharacterized protein LOC128093741 isoform X2, which codes for MNIANKPVKSSKAVRVAGFDFPLTCEEDVDRLELMVNRNPFIKSQYIKYLTIHKPRNVDVGQIFNRFFDDEAMANFTWTGSDSTTAAKKAMKDYAIFTGCMLEAWSDQGVTDDLLVESLKKALLLISRRRYVKNYNQRKRLQLKGAET
- the LOC128093744 gene encoding uncharacterized protein LOC128093744; amino-acid sequence: MVNISQVTRQQYVTYLKSKKTANEDAAVAIGKCFTDQVLSNFTYNGLNHPQHPRKAMKEYMIFTECFLDAWDHHEVTEHSIKRSITLACQKAKQHISSARYYQRYRGRLLEKRKVYKKKTQIECLPYMGEEGE
- the LOC128093752 gene encoding uncharacterized protein LOC128093752 produces the protein MVVGRKGRPMLLMGGYAFFRNNSNKNKTYWLCAKSRSLKCRARIITLDGSAGLILKNQIHNHDPCEKPE
- the LOC128093757 gene encoding FLYWCH-type zinc finger-containing protein 1-like, which produces MNVLNLFRNKTRIFEPAVFGTTRRGQQKLLYGGHAYTKDRQSAKTCNWKCSLFTRYKCKARAVTREINGIVYVKATNTMHYHPAEQYKISFRRMSTLPTVDDGQQTFLSVIFKLPDEKVTFVERAKYEYTLRGTQQLVHNGFYFSKNKTLDGGTRVNWKCQFYERLRCRARAITKSVNGFDYVRVTNDEHTHTRDISLGECPPRKKSGKKSKELLLGFAYT
- the LOC128093753 gene encoding uncharacterized protein LOC128093753 — protein: FFLLLVPLTEAILQQFQSQSLLTSPQFSFKTSQRSGRHLLVVNGVTFFRNRHRNNKQYWKCNQYYKCKCPCIVVIDEINSRMNVKHIHNHDIVGSAGPVPAFGGTYQPAIRTTAAAPTLLNQTMLASGSSTALLRSPTFAHSVQPRVYSNKRE
- the LOC128093748 gene encoding uncharacterized protein LOC128093748; this translates as MITEEKVMKKKASKALKSKQTARKEIKPFIMPQVGAITSKLTYTTGRGNNVLIYEGHRYIKNNSHSGKTYWKCTKWHSGCKARAITNVLAPDACMTKNTHNHDFKLESEPLL
- the LOC128093758 gene encoding uncharacterized protein LOC128093758, with translation MRPPSQDYVRYVSGFRGSRKLKVGQYSYTKNKECHNKTYWSCARAGVSKCKARVLTYTIENGEENLVVHFISVGANVDGEGEVLEPPKDIFFVIGQRGCVLLHVDGFRFVKNRVSKIKTYWICAKKGSTSCKARVITGNVEDDEKHPTLISRSGKHNHEVKVQRKVRTSAQEIFIIREADK